In Anopheles gambiae chromosome 2, idAnoGambNW_F1_1, whole genome shotgun sequence, a single window of DNA contains:
- the LOC1270900 gene encoding homeobox protein prospero isoform X6 produces MMSSEEDSDSFGLYVDKLLKNNPTNTVTISSNGSNSNSSNGSSSSSSSNGNGSGNNSKRSRQRVDAGEPRNSYSSIPSFSSRPSFMSSGLYGAIFSQAQQQHFSGLFGPGGYGPAAASKMLNELLGRQVKQAQDATDQDTLSMLSAIEAAAASISSSVAGSIGNNGDCGLTAQDNSSGVVNGPSGAVNPAKLGFESVTNLNNNNTNTNNNNTSACNNSGAGDNSGSAKAAKSGKSGSGGSGVTVPVSDVTMGSNRRSSSSSSTSSNSSTSSSSTSSSSNSSNSSNHNNAVANTNGENNGGGGGGTIGDSGAPKSSSSRNATTSSSNNNNNNSGADGSCSNGLGGVIDLDGDSTTPPATSELAHHMLRNILQGKKDLMALDHELRATIQSNQSGQHAAGGRISPDNNNVIGSKNNNHSSSSGGGANTIFDMGKLSENSLGAIVNGGELSDSSDVGACTPKAKSRGNNQNAKASHGAASDSAKCDDLLGGSADACRLSNGSGAVAVETINPKQEKSDVIDELVASLPEDDEVDETVPSPASSTGAGSNGGLIAKQELMDLDDCCLDDKERDERTPTPGSGVVPTSRAEPEALNMKRARVENIVSSMRASPAILSQPPVNGCKKRKLYHPQQHDNSAAERYAAAAAAGLNLGLTLQNFMLSSSAAAAAAAAAATNTAATTTPVTEPATTDDDEDLVETVTTPHIHQKRVEKDVLKSQLRSMQEQLAEMQQKYVQLCSRMEQQSDTTQEVVDDSSSSDIMEDDASAPDLSPEKPHHHHHHHLSASSTQMKEVAAAGPKGQSNAAAAAAAAAAAADASSMLQMMSKMMSAKLHNSLPNAAHSLQAGGFNGAHPFLQHMQQAAAAAASMPHEPIGQQPPAPPAVAPQHSQQISNAAAMYQKLFFEQEARLVKAEQAERSLQASNQQLLQQQQQQQQQSQQQQQAIMPQQPQQQQQQHQPDRNASNNSSQALLQSPVQHPQSQHPQQQQQQHSPTHPQPSQQSCGLVQPVPANVTLPPLPPSQQQQQHQPQPHPAVVQPPQQQLSPTHVPMHAMPQTNHAAAIGGHNMPAIPKGSSIPSDLTNRLNMMRSSASSVGPMSGTDLEGLADVLKTEITASLSNLVDSIVTRFVHQRRFLGKQSEAAAAAAEQLNKDLLMASQLLDRKSPRTKISQSDRSSIGGSQSAMFQASKTPQNINSVAAAALYNSMNQALGGTPSQVNPFCLPPPEPREHNPEQNEALSLVVTPKKKRHKVTDTRITPRTQQQQPSQQQSQQQTQQQLPMGGATNCHGSSLGNGSNNSNSSSNNNNNNSCNKNNNALSGQQQPQSQASTQQQQPTPGQQQQPQSQPPAQFSSQSTGGTVQPTGPTTPTECKAERAGFHGSASSMLPVSLPTSVAIPNPSLHESQVFSPYSPFFNPHGPHGGPHGPQPSQFHHMKVSSSPPGINGMLDPRDSPPLPHPPTMLHPALLAAHHGSSPDYGHIRASMDVNDRNSDCTSADIAYNGMEPTSSTLTPMHLRKAKLMFFWVRYPSSAVLKMYFPDIKFNKNNTAQLVKWFSNFREFYYIQMEKYARQAVSEGMKNADDIHVSNDSEIYRVLNLHYNRNNHIEVPQNFRYVVEQTLREFFRAIQGGKDTEQSWKKSIYKIISRMDDPVPEYFKSPNFLEQLE; encoded by the exons ATGATGTCATCGGAGGAAGACTCTGATTCTTTCGGTTTGTACGTCGATAAGTTGCTAAAGAACAACCCTACCAACACAGTGACGATCAGCAGTAACGGCagtaacagcaacagcagcaacgggagcagcagcagcagcagcagcaacggcaacggcagcGGCAACAATAGCAAGCGCAGCAGACAGCGCGTAGACGCGGGCGAGCCAAGAAACAGCTACTCCTCGATACCCAGCTTCAGTTCGCGGCCGTCCTTCATGAGCAGCGGTCTATACGGGGCTATTTTTAGCCaggcgcagcagcaacatttcAGCGGACTATTCGGTCCCGGCGGTTACGGACCGGCGGCCGCCAGCAAGATGCTCAACGAACTGCTCGGCAGGCAAGTGAAGCAGGCCCAGGACGCGACCGATCAGGATACGCTGAGCATGCTGTCGGCGATCGAGGCTGCCGCggccagcatcagcagcagtgtgGCCGGCAGCATCGGCAACAACGGCGACTGCGGGCTTACCGCCCAGGACAACAGTAGTGGTGTGGTGAACGGTCCCAGTGGTGCGGTCAATCCCGCCAAGCTCGGGTTCGAAAGTGTGACGAAtctgaacaacaacaataccAACACGAACAATAACAATACGAGCGCGTGCAACAATTCTGGCGCCGGTGATAATAGCGGCAGTGCGAAGGCTGCCAAGAGCGGCAagagtggtagtggtggtagtggtgtaaCTGTGCCGGTGTCGGATGTGACGATGGGCTCGAACCGGCGTAGTAGCAGCTCGAGCAGtacgagcagcaacagcagtaccagcagcagcagcactagcagcagcagcaacagtagtaACAGCAGCAATCACAATAATGCTGTTGCGAACACTAATGGTGAAAACaacggaggtggtggtggcggtacgATCGGTGACAGTGGTGCGCCCAAGTCATCGAGCAGTAGGAACGCAACtaccagcagtagcaacaacaacaacaacaacagtgggGCGGACGGTTCTTGCAGTAATGGCCTCGGTGGTGTTATAGACCTTGACGGTGACTCTACAACACCACCCGCCACGAGCGAGCTGGCCCACCACATGTTGCGCAACATCCTGCAGGGCAAGAAGGACCTGATGGCTCTCGATCACGAGCTGCGCGCGACGATCCAGAGCAACCAGAGTGGCCAGCATGCCGCCGGCGGTCGGATATCGCCCGACAACAACAATGTGATCGGTAGcaagaacaacaaccacagcagcagcagcggcggcggcgccaACACGATCTTCGACATGGGTAAGCTCAGTGAGAACAGCCTCGGCGCGATCGTGAATGGCGGCGAGCTGAGTGATTCGAGTGATGTGGGCGCGTGCACACCCAAGGCCAAGAGCCGGggcaataatcaaaatgcgaAAGCGAGCCACGGTGCAGCTAGTGATAGTGCGAAATGTGATGATTTGCTGGGCGGGTCGGCGGACGCGTGCCGCCTGTCGAACGGCAGTGGTGCGGTGGCGGTGGAAACGATCAACCCGAAGCAGGAGAAGAGCGACGTAATCGACGAGCTGGTGGCGTCCCTGCCGGAGGACGACGAGGTGGACGAAACCGTACCGTCGCCGGCGTCCTCGACCGGGGCCGGCAGTAACGGGGGGCTCATTGCGAAGCAGGAGCTGATGGACCTGGACGACTGCTGCCTGGACGATAAGGAGCGGGACGAGCGGACGCCCACGCCCGGCAGCGGCGTCGTGCCCACGAGCCGGGCCGAACCGGAAGCGCTCAACATGAAGCGGGCCCGGGTGGAAAACATCGTGTCGTCGATGCGCGCCAGTCCGGCCATTCTGTCCCAGCCGCCGGTGAACGGATGCAAGAAGCGCAAGCTGTACCACCCCCAGCAGCACGACAACAGTGCGGCGGAGCGGTacgcggcggcggcagcggccggCCTGAACCTAGGCCTAACGCTGCAGAACTTCATGCTGAGCAGCAgcgcggcggcagcggcggcggctgcggcggcgaCCAACACGGCCGCCACGACGACGCCCGTCACCGAACCGGCCacgaccgacgacgacgaggacctGGTCGAGACGGTCACGACGCCCCACATCCACCAGAAGCGGGTGGAGAAGGACGTACTTAAGTCGCAGCTGCGCTCGATGCAGGAGCAGCTGGCGGAGATGCAGCAGAAGTATGTGCAATTGTGCTCGCGCATGGAGCAGCAGTCCGACACGACGCAGGAGGTCGTGGACGACAGCTCGTCGAGCGACATCATGGAGGATGACGCGAGCGCGCCCGACCTGTCGCCCGAAAagccccaccaccaccaccaccaccatctgtCCGCGTCCAGCACGCAGATGAAGGAGGTGGCGGCGGCCGGACCGAAGGGCCAGTCGAACGCGGCAGccgcggcggcggcagcggcagcagccgcCGATGCGTCTAGCATGCTGCAGATGATGAGCAAGATGATGTCGGCCAAGCTGCACAACTCGCTGCCCAATGCGGCCCACTCGCTGCAGGCGGGCGGCTTCAACGGGGCGCACCCGTTCCTGCAACACATGCAGCAGGCGGCGGCCGCGGCCGCTTCGATGCCGCACGAGCCGATCGGGCAGCAGCCACCAGCGCCACCGGCCGTGGCGCCCCAGCACAGCCAGCAGATCAGCAATGCGGCGGCGATGTACCAGAAGCTGTTTTTCGAGCAGGAAGCGAGGCTAGTGAAGGCGGAACAAGCGGAACGGAGCCTGCAGGCTTCGAACCAGCAGCttctgcaacagcagcagcagcaacaacagcaatcgcagcagcagcagcaggcaatcATGCCACAGCAgccccaacagcagcagcagcaacatcagcccGATCGGAACGCCAGCAATAACTCGTCACAG GCACTGTTACAATCGCCTGTTCAACATCCGCAGAGTCAacacccgcagcagcagcagcagcaacattcgCCGACGCATCCGCAGCCGTCCCAGCAGTCCTGTGGGCTGGTGCAACCCGTGCCGGCAAACGTAACGCTACCGCCGCTCCCGCcgagtcagcagcagcaacagcaccaaccTCAGCCGCATCCGGCCGTCGTGCAGCCGCCACAGCAACAGCTGTCGCCGACGCACGTCCCGATGCACGCGATGCCCCAGACCAACCATGCAGCGGCGATCGGTGGCCACAACATGCCGGCGATACCGAAGGGATCGTCCATTCCGTCCGACTTGACGAACCGGCTGAACATGATGCGCTCGAGCGCCAGCTCGGTCGGTCCCATGTCCGGCACGGATCTCGAGGGACTGGCGGACGTGCTCAAGACGGAGATCACGGCGTCGCTGTCCAACCTGGTCGACTCGATCGTGACGCGGTTCGTGCACCAGCGCCGATTTCTCGGCAAGCAGTCGGAGGCGGCAGCCGCGGCGGCAGAACAGCTGAACAAGGATCTGCTGATGGCGTCGCAGCTGCTGGACCGCAAGTCGCCCCGCACCAAGATCAGTCAGTCAGACCGGAGCAGCATCGGTGGCAGTCAATCAG CCATGTTCCAAGCGTCGAAAACGCCCCAGAACATCAACTCGGTTGCGGCCGCCGCGCTCTACAACTCGATGAACCAGGCCCTCGGAGGGACGCCCAGTCAGGTGAATCCGTTCTGCCTGCCGCCGCCGGAACCGCGCGAGCACAATCCCGAGCAGAACGAGGCCCTCAGCCTGGTGGTGACGCCGAAAAAGAAGCGGCACAAGGTGACCGACACCCGCATTACGCCGCGAACA cagcagcagcagccatcgcagcagcaatcgcagcagcaaacgcagcagcagcttccgaTGGGTGGAGCGACCAACTGCCATGGGAGCAGTCTGGGGAatggcagcaacaacagtaatagcagcagcaacaacaacaacaacaacagctgcaacaaaaacaataacgcACTGAGCGGGCAGCAACAGCCTCAGTCGCAGGCAtcaacgcagcagcagcagccaaccccaggccagcagcagcaaccacaatCGCAGCCGCCCGCCCAGTTTAGCAGCCAGTCGACCGGTGGCACAGTCCAGCCGACCGGGCCGACCACCCCGACGGAGTGCAAGGCGGAGCGGGCCGGGTTCCACGGTTCCGCCTCGTCGATGCTGCCCGTCTCACTGCCTACCTCGGTTGCGATTCCGAACCCATCGCTGCACGAGTCGCAAGTCTTTTCGCCCTACAGCCCCTTCTTCAATCCGCACGGTCCGCACGGTGGCCCGCACGGGCCTCAGCCGTCCCAGTTTCACCACATGAAGGTGTCGTCCAGCCCGCCCGGCATCAACGGCATGCTGGACCCGCGCGATTCCCCTCCCCTGCCCCACCCGCCGACGATGCTGCATCCGGCCCTGCTGGCGGCCCACCACGGCAGCTCGCCGGACTACGGACATATCAGAGCATCGATGGATGTCAACGATCGCAACTCGGACTGTACCTCCGCCGACATCGCCTACAACGGGATGGAGCCTACT TCGTCAACCCTGACTCCGATGCACCTGCGCAAGGCGAAGCTGATGTTCTTCTGGGTGCGGTACCCAAGCTCCGCCGTGCTGAAGATGTACTTCCCGGACATCAAGTTCAACAAGAACAACACCGCCCAGCTGGTCAAGTGGTTCTCCAACTTCAG GGAATTCTACTACATTCAGATGGAGAAGTACGCCAGACAGGCGGTAAGCGAGGGCATGAAGAACGCAGACGACATCCACGTAAGCAATGACAGCGAGATTTACCGCGTGCTCAACCTACACTACAATCGGAACAATCACATAGAG GTGCCCCAAAATTTCCGATACGTCGTTGAGCAGACGTTGCGTGAATTCTTCCGCGCGATTCAAGGCGGCAAGGACACCGAGCAGTCGtggaaaaaatcaatttacaaAATCATCTCCCGAATGGATGATCCTGTGCCGGAGTATTTCAAATCTCCGAACTTCCTCGAGCAGCTGGAGTAA
- the LOC1270900 gene encoding homeobox protein prospero isoform X2 has translation MMSSEEDSDSFGLYVDKLLKNNPTNTVTISSNGSNSNSSNGSSSSSSSNGNGSGNNSKRSRQRVDAGEPRNSYSSIPSFSSRPSFMSSGLYGAIFSQAQQQHFSGLFGPGGYGPAAASKMLNELLGRQVKQAQDATDQDTLSMLSAIEAAAASISSSVAGSIGNNGDCGLTAQDNSSGVVNGPSGAVNPAKLGFESVTNLNNNNTNTNNNNTSACNNSGAGDNSGSAKAAKSGKSGSGGSGVTVPVSDVTMGSNRRSSSSSSTSSNSSTSSSSTSSSSNSSNSSNHNNAVANTNGENNGGGGGGTIGDSGAPKSSSSRNATTSSSNNNNNNSGADGSCSNGLGGVIDLDGDSTTPPATSELAHHMLRNILQGKKDLMALDHELRATIQSNQSGQHAAGGRISPDNNNVIGSKNNNHSSSSGGGANTIFDMGKLSENSLGAIVNGGELSDSSDVGACTPKAKSRGNNQNAKASHGAASDSAKCDDLLGGSADACRLSNGSGAVAVETINPKQEKSDVIDELVASLPEDDEVDETVPSPASSTGAGSNGGLIAKQELMDLDDCCLDDKERDERTPTPGSGVVPTSRAEPEALNMKRARVENIVSSMRASPAILSQPPVNGCKKRKLYHPQQHDNSAAERYAAAAAAGLNLGLTLQNFMLSSSAAAAAAAAAATNTAATTTPVTEPATTDDDEDLVETVTTPHIHQKRVEKDVLKSQLRSMQEQLAEMQQKYVQLCSRMEQQSDTTQEVVDDSSSSDIMEDDASAPDLSPEKPHHHHHHHLSASSTQMKEVAAAGPKGQSNAAAAAAAAAAAADASSMLQMMSKMMSAKLHNSLPNAAHSLQAGGFNGAHPFLQHMQQAAAAAASMPHEPIGQQPPAPPAVAPQHSQQISNAAAMYQKLFFEQEARLVKAEQAERSLQASNQQLLQQQQQQQQQSQQQQQAIMPQQPQQQQQQHQPDRNASNNSSQALLQSPVQHPQSQHPQQQQQQHSPTHPQPSQQSCGLVQPVPANVTLPPLPPSQQQQQHQPQPHPAVVQPPQQQLSPTHVPMHAMPQTNHAAAIGGHNMPAIPKGSSIPSDLTNRLNMMRSSASSVGPMSGTDLEGLADVLKTEITASLSNLVDSIVTRFVHQRRFLGKQSEAAAAAAEQLNKDLLMASQLLDRKSPRTKISQSDRSSIGGSQSAMFQASKTPQNINSVAAAALYNSMNQALGGTPSQVNPFCLPPPEPREHNPEQNEALSLVVTPKKKRHKVTDTRITPRTQQQQPSQQQSQQQTQQQLPMGGATNCHGSSLGNGSNNSNSSSNNNNNNSCNKNNNALSGQQQPQSQASTQQQQPTPGQQQQPQSQPPAQFSSQSTGGTVQPTGPTTPTECKAERAGFHGSASSMLPVSLPTSVAIPNPSLHESQVFSPYSPFFNPHGPHGGPHGPQPSQFHHMKVSSSPPGINGMLDPRDSPPLPHPPTMLHPALLAAHHGSSPDYGHIRASMDVNDRNSDCTSADIAYNGMEPTISFSNQSLLLEASIAANQSLTPVNSSTLTPMHLRKAKLMFFWVRYPSSAVLKMYFPDIKFNKNNTAQLVKWFSNFREFYYIQMEKYARQAVSEGMKNADDIHVSNDSEIYRVLNLHYNRNNHIEVPQNFRYVVEQTLREFFRAIQGGKDTEQSWKKSIYKIISRMDDPVPEYFKSPNFLEQLE, from the exons ATGATGTCATCGGAGGAAGACTCTGATTCTTTCGGTTTGTACGTCGATAAGTTGCTAAAGAACAACCCTACCAACACAGTGACGATCAGCAGTAACGGCagtaacagcaacagcagcaacgggagcagcagcagcagcagcagcaacggcaacggcagcGGCAACAATAGCAAGCGCAGCAGACAGCGCGTAGACGCGGGCGAGCCAAGAAACAGCTACTCCTCGATACCCAGCTTCAGTTCGCGGCCGTCCTTCATGAGCAGCGGTCTATACGGGGCTATTTTTAGCCaggcgcagcagcaacatttcAGCGGACTATTCGGTCCCGGCGGTTACGGACCGGCGGCCGCCAGCAAGATGCTCAACGAACTGCTCGGCAGGCAAGTGAAGCAGGCCCAGGACGCGACCGATCAGGATACGCTGAGCATGCTGTCGGCGATCGAGGCTGCCGCggccagcatcagcagcagtgtgGCCGGCAGCATCGGCAACAACGGCGACTGCGGGCTTACCGCCCAGGACAACAGTAGTGGTGTGGTGAACGGTCCCAGTGGTGCGGTCAATCCCGCCAAGCTCGGGTTCGAAAGTGTGACGAAtctgaacaacaacaataccAACACGAACAATAACAATACGAGCGCGTGCAACAATTCTGGCGCCGGTGATAATAGCGGCAGTGCGAAGGCTGCCAAGAGCGGCAagagtggtagtggtggtagtggtgtaaCTGTGCCGGTGTCGGATGTGACGATGGGCTCGAACCGGCGTAGTAGCAGCTCGAGCAGtacgagcagcaacagcagtaccagcagcagcagcactagcagcagcagcaacagtagtaACAGCAGCAATCACAATAATGCTGTTGCGAACACTAATGGTGAAAACaacggaggtggtggtggcggtacgATCGGTGACAGTGGTGCGCCCAAGTCATCGAGCAGTAGGAACGCAACtaccagcagtagcaacaacaacaacaacaacagtgggGCGGACGGTTCTTGCAGTAATGGCCTCGGTGGTGTTATAGACCTTGACGGTGACTCTACAACACCACCCGCCACGAGCGAGCTGGCCCACCACATGTTGCGCAACATCCTGCAGGGCAAGAAGGACCTGATGGCTCTCGATCACGAGCTGCGCGCGACGATCCAGAGCAACCAGAGTGGCCAGCATGCCGCCGGCGGTCGGATATCGCCCGACAACAACAATGTGATCGGTAGcaagaacaacaaccacagcagcagcagcggcggcggcgccaACACGATCTTCGACATGGGTAAGCTCAGTGAGAACAGCCTCGGCGCGATCGTGAATGGCGGCGAGCTGAGTGATTCGAGTGATGTGGGCGCGTGCACACCCAAGGCCAAGAGCCGGggcaataatcaaaatgcgaAAGCGAGCCACGGTGCAGCTAGTGATAGTGCGAAATGTGATGATTTGCTGGGCGGGTCGGCGGACGCGTGCCGCCTGTCGAACGGCAGTGGTGCGGTGGCGGTGGAAACGATCAACCCGAAGCAGGAGAAGAGCGACGTAATCGACGAGCTGGTGGCGTCCCTGCCGGAGGACGACGAGGTGGACGAAACCGTACCGTCGCCGGCGTCCTCGACCGGGGCCGGCAGTAACGGGGGGCTCATTGCGAAGCAGGAGCTGATGGACCTGGACGACTGCTGCCTGGACGATAAGGAGCGGGACGAGCGGACGCCCACGCCCGGCAGCGGCGTCGTGCCCACGAGCCGGGCCGAACCGGAAGCGCTCAACATGAAGCGGGCCCGGGTGGAAAACATCGTGTCGTCGATGCGCGCCAGTCCGGCCATTCTGTCCCAGCCGCCGGTGAACGGATGCAAGAAGCGCAAGCTGTACCACCCCCAGCAGCACGACAACAGTGCGGCGGAGCGGTacgcggcggcggcagcggccggCCTGAACCTAGGCCTAACGCTGCAGAACTTCATGCTGAGCAGCAgcgcggcggcagcggcggcggctgcggcggcgaCCAACACGGCCGCCACGACGACGCCCGTCACCGAACCGGCCacgaccgacgacgacgaggacctGGTCGAGACGGTCACGACGCCCCACATCCACCAGAAGCGGGTGGAGAAGGACGTACTTAAGTCGCAGCTGCGCTCGATGCAGGAGCAGCTGGCGGAGATGCAGCAGAAGTATGTGCAATTGTGCTCGCGCATGGAGCAGCAGTCCGACACGACGCAGGAGGTCGTGGACGACAGCTCGTCGAGCGACATCATGGAGGATGACGCGAGCGCGCCCGACCTGTCGCCCGAAAagccccaccaccaccaccaccaccatctgtCCGCGTCCAGCACGCAGATGAAGGAGGTGGCGGCGGCCGGACCGAAGGGCCAGTCGAACGCGGCAGccgcggcggcggcagcggcagcagccgcCGATGCGTCTAGCATGCTGCAGATGATGAGCAAGATGATGTCGGCCAAGCTGCACAACTCGCTGCCCAATGCGGCCCACTCGCTGCAGGCGGGCGGCTTCAACGGGGCGCACCCGTTCCTGCAACACATGCAGCAGGCGGCGGCCGCGGCCGCTTCGATGCCGCACGAGCCGATCGGGCAGCAGCCACCAGCGCCACCGGCCGTGGCGCCCCAGCACAGCCAGCAGATCAGCAATGCGGCGGCGATGTACCAGAAGCTGTTTTTCGAGCAGGAAGCGAGGCTAGTGAAGGCGGAACAAGCGGAACGGAGCCTGCAGGCTTCGAACCAGCAGCttctgcaacagcagcagcagcaacaacagcaatcgcagcagcagcagcaggcaatcATGCCACAGCAgccccaacagcagcagcagcaacatcagcccGATCGGAACGCCAGCAATAACTCGTCACAG GCACTGTTACAATCGCCTGTTCAACATCCGCAGAGTCAacacccgcagcagcagcagcagcaacattcgCCGACGCATCCGCAGCCGTCCCAGCAGTCCTGTGGGCTGGTGCAACCCGTGCCGGCAAACGTAACGCTACCGCCGCTCCCGCcgagtcagcagcagcaacagcaccaaccTCAGCCGCATCCGGCCGTCGTGCAGCCGCCACAGCAACAGCTGTCGCCGACGCACGTCCCGATGCACGCGATGCCCCAGACCAACCATGCAGCGGCGATCGGTGGCCACAACATGCCGGCGATACCGAAGGGATCGTCCATTCCGTCCGACTTGACGAACCGGCTGAACATGATGCGCTCGAGCGCCAGCTCGGTCGGTCCCATGTCCGGCACGGATCTCGAGGGACTGGCGGACGTGCTCAAGACGGAGATCACGGCGTCGCTGTCCAACCTGGTCGACTCGATCGTGACGCGGTTCGTGCACCAGCGCCGATTTCTCGGCAAGCAGTCGGAGGCGGCAGCCGCGGCGGCAGAACAGCTGAACAAGGATCTGCTGATGGCGTCGCAGCTGCTGGACCGCAAGTCGCCCCGCACCAAGATCAGTCAGTCAGACCGGAGCAGCATCGGTGGCAGTCAATCAG CCATGTTCCAAGCGTCGAAAACGCCCCAGAACATCAACTCGGTTGCGGCCGCCGCGCTCTACAACTCGATGAACCAGGCCCTCGGAGGGACGCCCAGTCAGGTGAATCCGTTCTGCCTGCCGCCGCCGGAACCGCGCGAGCACAATCCCGAGCAGAACGAGGCCCTCAGCCTGGTGGTGACGCCGAAAAAGAAGCGGCACAAGGTGACCGACACCCGCATTACGCCGCGAACA cagcagcagcagccatcgcagcagcaatcgcagcagcaaacgcagcagcagcttccgaTGGGTGGAGCGACCAACTGCCATGGGAGCAGTCTGGGGAatggcagcaacaacagtaatagcagcagcaacaacaacaacaacaacagctgcaacaaaaacaataacgcACTGAGCGGGCAGCAACAGCCTCAGTCGCAGGCAtcaacgcagcagcagcagccaaccccaggccagcagcagcaaccacaatCGCAGCCGCCCGCCCAGTTTAGCAGCCAGTCGACCGGTGGCACAGTCCAGCCGACCGGGCCGACCACCCCGACGGAGTGCAAGGCGGAGCGGGCCGGGTTCCACGGTTCCGCCTCGTCGATGCTGCCCGTCTCACTGCCTACCTCGGTTGCGATTCCGAACCCATCGCTGCACGAGTCGCAAGTCTTTTCGCCCTACAGCCCCTTCTTCAATCCGCACGGTCCGCACGGTGGCCCGCACGGGCCTCAGCCGTCCCAGTTTCACCACATGAAGGTGTCGTCCAGCCCGCCCGGCATCAACGGCATGCTGGACCCGCGCGATTCCCCTCCCCTGCCCCACCCGCCGACGATGCTGCATCCGGCCCTGCTGGCGGCCCACCACGGCAGCTCGCCGGACTACGGACATATCAGAGCATCGATGGATGTCAACGATCGCAACTCGGACTGTACCTCCGCCGACATCGCCTACAACGGGATGGAGCCTACTATATCCTTTTCAAACCAATCATTGTTGCTTGAAGCTTCCATTGCAGC TAATCAATCCTTAACTCCGGTGAACTCGTCAACCCTGACTCCGATGCACCTGCGCAAGGCGAAGCTGATGTTCTTCTGGGTGCGGTACCCAAGCTCCGCCGTGCTGAAGATGTACTTCCCGGACATCAAGTTCAACAAGAACAACACCGCCCAGCTGGTCAAGTGGTTCTCCAACTTCAG GGAATTCTACTACATTCAGATGGAGAAGTACGCCAGACAGGCGGTAAGCGAGGGCATGAAGAACGCAGACGACATCCACGTAAGCAATGACAGCGAGATTTACCGCGTGCTCAACCTACACTACAATCGGAACAATCACATAGAG GTGCCCCAAAATTTCCGATACGTCGTTGAGCAGACGTTGCGTGAATTCTTCCGCGCGATTCAAGGCGGCAAGGACACCGAGCAGTCGtggaaaaaatcaatttacaaAATCATCTCCCGAATGGATGATCCTGTGCCGGAGTATTTCAAATCTCCGAACTTCCTCGAGCAGCTGGAGTAA